The Chitinophaga pinensis DSM 2588 region TGCCGGTACAGAGCGTAGGTGTAATGGGAGATGAAAGAACTTACGAATTCACCGTTGCACTCCGTGCCGTGACTTCTGTAGATGGTATGACTGCCGACTGGGCACATCTGCCATATGAGTTCCTGGCAAAAATGTCAAACGATATTATCAATAAAGTGAAAGGGATTAACCGTGTGGTGTACGATATCAGTTCAAAACCACCGGCTACCATCGAATGGGAATAAAGCCTTTACACCGTATTTAGAAACGCTTAATGCTGAGGCACTTATATATGTAAGCCGCAGCATTAAGCGTTTCTTATGCTGTATACAGGAACGATTTTTGTAATTAATGATCGCTATGAGTAAATCCAAAATATGCAGTCTGACAGTCACTGCCTGTGCACTGACCGTCCTGCTGTCTGCCTGTTCGCTATTCAAGAGCAGCACCAGCAGCCCTACTGCGCCGCCAACAACTGTCACAAAGCCTAAAGAAGAAGAGAAGAAAAAGGAAGAGAAAAAGAAGGAAGAAAAAGCAGCGCCATTTAATGTACCTGCCTTCGCCCGCGAAGTAAAGAAAGATGTGTATAACGTTGCACTCTTCGCCCCTCTCTATCTTGATTCTGTATTCACCAATGGTACCGAAATTCCCGGTCGTACACTGCCACGTTACGTGCTGTCTGGCCTCGATTTTTACGAAGGTGCACAGCTTGCGCTGGATAGCCTGCAACAGCAGGGGGTGAAACTCAACGTGTTCGTTTATGACAGCAAATCCAAGACAAATGATATCGGTGACCTGAAGAAAAACAAGGCATTCGATAATACAGATCTGATTATCGCTGCCGTAAGTGCTCCCGAAATCCAGGAACTCAGCAACATCGCGAAAGACAAACAAATCAACCTGGTATCTGCCACCTATCCGAATGACGGCGGTATCTCTGAAAACCCGTTCCTGCTGATCACCAACAGCATGCTCAGAACACACGGAGAAGCCCTGCACCGTTATCTGCAGGAGGCATTCGCCAATAAGAATATCCTGCTGTTCCATAAGAATAGCGCTTTCGAAAAACGCCTTGCGGCCGACTTCAAAGCAGACTATGACAAAATGCAGAACGGTAAAAAATCACGTATCCGGGAAGTGGTATGGAGTGATGCAATGACTGACGGCGAACTGTCACAGTTCCTGCTCACCGATCGCCCTAACCTTTGCGTGGTAACTGCACTGGATGAAACCAATGCAAAAGCTATCCTTCGCAAACTGAGCGTACAGACAGCCACCTACCCTATCCAGGTATATGGTATGCCTACCTGGGATGTGATGAAGTTCAAAGAACCTGAACTGAAGGATATGCAGATCTATTACACCTCTCCGTATTTCAACGATAAAACGGATGCCTACAGCCGCTATATCACAGATTACTTCAAACGCGTCTACAAATCCCGCCCCTCCGATATGGCCTTCAAAGGATTTGAACTGACCTGGTACTTTGTGAAGCAGCTGACCGATAAAGGTGTGTACTTCAACGGAAGCATCAACGATCCTTCCAAAAAAGTGTTCAATAACTTAAACTATCAGCCGGTATACCTGAAAGAAGGTGCTACCTCTCCTGATTACTTTGAGAACAAGAACATCAATATCATTCAGAAGAATGACAGTGCAGACGTGAGGATGAATTTTAATTAGGAATTAGGAATTAGGAATTAAGAATTAAGAATTGGTT contains the following coding sequences:
- a CDS encoding ABC transporter substrate-binding protein, with amino-acid sequence MSKSKICSLTVTACALTVLLSACSLFKSSTSSPTAPPTTVTKPKEEEKKKEEKKKEEKAAPFNVPAFAREVKKDVYNVALFAPLYLDSVFTNGTEIPGRTLPRYVLSGLDFYEGAQLALDSLQQQGVKLNVFVYDSKSKTNDIGDLKKNKAFDNTDLIIAAVSAPEIQELSNIAKDKQINLVSATYPNDGGISENPFLLITNSMLRTHGEALHRYLQEAFANKNILLFHKNSAFEKRLAADFKADYDKMQNGKKSRIREVVWSDAMTDGELSQFLLTDRPNLCVVTALDETNAKAILRKLSVQTATYPIQVYGMPTWDVMKFKEPELKDMQIYYTSPYFNDKTDAYSRYITDYFKRVYKSRPSDMAFKGFELTWYFVKQLTDKGVYFNGSINDPSKKVFNNLNYQPVYLKEGATSPDYFENKNINIIQKNDSADVRMNFN